A genome region from Gossypium hirsutum isolate 1008001.06 chromosome A04, Gossypium_hirsutum_v2.1, whole genome shotgun sequence includes the following:
- the LOC121228294 gene encoding uncharacterized protein: MGSKSLCNTCFLSSTTCFPKHRSRKPISTTTPKIFASRRSDNDDLSCSGVGGGGRRRLVDENMIVLRKRIHEIKMIERNYEPPADWMEWEKRYYTSYDSIICDVLGVLQSQLMNTRPSLALGMVAVMMLSLPASAAFVVVHAVEMIKRIMETGIHI, translated from the coding sequence ATGGGATCAAAATCTCTTTGCAATAcctgttttctttcctcaacaacCTGCTTTCCGAAACACCGATCCAGAAAACCGATCTCCACGACGACGCCGAAGATATTCGCTTCGAGAAGATCGGATAACGATGACTTGAGCTGCAGCGGCGTTGGTGGTGGAGGAAGACGGCGACTCGTCGATGAAAACATGATTGTTCTACGGAAAAGAATACACGAGATTAAGATGATAGAGCGGAACTATGAACCGCCGGCGGATTGGATGGAGTGGGAGAAACGGTATTACACGAGTTACGATTCGATTATATGTGATGTTTTGGGCGTTTTACAATCGCAGTTGATGAATACTCGGCCAAGCTTAGCTTTAGGGATGGTGGCGGTGATGATGTTGAGCTTGCCGGCGTCCGCCGCTTTCGTGGTGGTGCATGCGGTGGAAATGATTAAAAGGATTATGGAAACTGGGATTCATATATGA